The Setaria viridis chromosome 6, Setaria_viridis_v4.0, whole genome shotgun sequence genome contains a region encoding:
- the LOC117859931 gene encoding uncharacterized methyltransferase At1g78140, chloroplastic, translating into MKLSKLACPICYYPFVSASDQSGDASSLECSTCKKVYPNKQDYWDLTVAVGSTEYTESMPAATELFRTSLVSFLYERGWRQTFRWGGFPGRTREFEMAKTYLNPTIGGTIVDASCGSGLFSRLFIKSGLYSLVVALDFSENMLKQCKEYVEHENISDERLALVRADISRLPFVNGSIDAVHAGAAIHCWPSPACAVAEISRVLRPGGVLVASTFVEDIPLAIPILRIGRPYISRITGMNIFLSEAELEDLCRACGLVDFEFVRNGFYIMFSATKAS; encoded by the exons ATGAAGCTGAGCAAGCTGGCGTGCCCAATCTGCTACTACCCCTTCGTGAGCGCGAGCGATCAGTCAGG TGATGCTTCTAGTCTGGAGTGTTCTACCTGCAAAAAAGTCTACCCAAATAAGCAGGATTACTGGGATCTTACAGTAGCAGTTGGTTCAACCGAGTACACGGAGTCCATGCCTGCAGCGACGGAGTTATTCAG GACTTCGCTGGTATCATTCCTTTACGAGAGAGGATGGCGCCAAACGTTCAGATGGGGTGGTTTCCCGGGCCGAACGAGAGAG TTTGAAATGGCAAAAACTTATTTGAATCCAACTATTGGAGGGACTATTGTTGATGCGAGTTGTGGAAGTGGCCTGTTTTCAAGATTATTTATTAAGAGTGGATTATATTCTCTTGTTGTGGCATTAGATTTCTCAGAGAATATGTTGAAGCAGTGCAAAGAATATGTCGAGCACGAAAACATTTCAGATGA GAGATTAGCATTGGTGAGGGCTGACATATCCAGGCTCCCTTTTGTGAATGGCTCAATTGATGCCGTGCATGCAGGTGCTGCAATTCATTGTTGGCCATCCCCAGCTTGTGCT GTTGCAGAAATTAGTAGAGTACTTCGTCCAGGGGGAGTTCTTGTTGCTTCTACTTTCGTAGAAGATATTCCACTAGCCATTCCGATATTGAGGATCGGACGCCCG TACATAAGCCGAATCACTGGCATGAATATCTTCTTATCCGAAGCGGAGCTTGAAGATCTCTGCAGAGCATGTGGCCTGGTTGATTTCGAATTTGTCAGGAATGGATTCTATATAATGTTCTCAGCTACTAAAGCAAGCTAA